A single Microbacterium protaetiae DNA region contains:
- the flgL gene encoding flagellar hook-associated protein FlgL, with protein sequence MISRVTATSMSQTAMRHLQANLTQLSRLQEQATSQRAFSAPSEDPSAAATALQLHAQQQRNSQYARNINDGLAWVTTVDSAISASTSLLRRARDLTVQGANDGALDATAKEAIAVELEGIRSELLAQANTKILGRTVFAGTSDAGVAFDDDDFTGTAGAEVTRRISDNVTVRVDADGAEVYGSGNDSVFALLDSIVADLRSGVDVSGRLTQIDDRMTAMLGAQGAVGARQSQIERAKESTVDESVSLEARRAAVEDADSVEVLVRLQSQELVYRSALAVTGRVLQPSLMDFLA encoded by the coding sequence ATGATCTCGCGCGTCACCGCCACGAGCATGTCGCAGACGGCGATGCGGCACCTGCAGGCGAACCTCACCCAGCTGTCGCGGCTGCAGGAACAGGCGACGTCCCAGCGGGCGTTCTCCGCGCCCTCCGAAGACCCGTCCGCGGCCGCCACCGCGCTCCAGCTGCACGCCCAGCAGCAGCGCAACAGCCAATACGCGCGCAACATCAACGATGGACTGGCCTGGGTCACCACCGTCGACAGCGCCATCTCGGCGTCGACATCGCTCTTGCGCCGCGCGCGCGACCTCACCGTGCAGGGCGCGAACGACGGCGCACTGGATGCCACGGCCAAAGAGGCCATCGCCGTCGAACTCGAAGGCATCAGGTCGGAGCTTCTCGCCCAGGCCAACACGAAGATCTTGGGGCGCACGGTCTTTGCCGGCACCTCGGACGCCGGCGTCGCCTTCGACGACGACGATTTCACCGGCACTGCGGGCGCGGAAGTGACACGGCGCATTTCAGACAATGTGACCGTTCGTGTCGATGCCGACGGTGCCGAGGTGTACGGCTCGGGCAACGACTCGGTGTTCGCTCTCCTGGATTCGATCGTCGCCGACTTGCGGTCGGGGGTCGATGTGAGTGGGCGTCTCACCCAGATCGACGATCGCATGACGGCTATGCTCGGGGCGCAGGGAGCCGTGGGGGCCCGACAATCGCAGATCGAGCGGGCGAAGGAGAGCACCGTGGACGAGTCCGTCTCGCTGGAGGCGCGCAGAGCGGCCGTCGAAGACGCCGACTCGGTCGAGGTGCTCGTGCGCCTGCAGTCGCAGGAACTCGTGTATCGCTCGGCGCTGGCGGTGACCGGCCGCGTGTTGCAGCCCTCGCTGATGGACTTTCTGGCATGA
- the flgN gene encoding flagellar export chaperone FlgN, which yields MGTNELSMRLWHERELLEMLLFKLEVQHLLLAAGSGRWMHFATHEIEQVLDRLRTTGIARVVDAAAVAEEWGAPEDATLRALIEYAPSTAWRDVFTDHLRVLTQLVAEIGQLRDSNVQQLGAVMRATQETIAGLGADTGEYTTGGVRARTDAARIIETEM from the coding sequence ATGGGAACGAACGAGCTATCCATGCGGCTCTGGCACGAGCGTGAGCTGCTCGAGATGCTGCTGTTCAAGCTCGAGGTGCAGCACCTGCTGCTGGCGGCGGGCAGCGGTCGCTGGATGCACTTCGCCACGCACGAGATCGAGCAGGTGCTCGACCGGTTGCGCACCACCGGAATCGCCCGGGTGGTGGATGCCGCCGCCGTCGCCGAGGAATGGGGTGCCCCCGAGGATGCGACGTTGCGTGCGCTCATCGAATATGCACCCTCGACGGCATGGCGCGACGTGTTCACCGACCACCTGCGCGTCCTCACCCAGTTGGTCGCCGAAATCGGGCAGCTCCGCGATTCGAACGTGCAGCAGCTGGGCGCGGTGATGCGTGCGACGCAGGAGACCATCGCCGGTCTGGGTGCTGACACCGGCGAATACACAACGGGTGGTGTGCGCGCGCGAACGGATGCCGCGCGAATCATCGAGACGGAGATGTGA
- the flgK gene encoding flagellar hook-associated protein FlgK: MSTFGGLNAAASGLAAARLSMDVIGQNIANQTTEGYTRQRVNTAAVTAVAQAGRFSTGPVPGQGVTVAGIARLGDDLLDARVRDALAASGFWATRAVATTTAESALAEPTSDGLAARLSAFWAGWQDLANAPDSGAAASVVLSAAQELAGRIAEGYRTVADQWVHARATVDRTVVQVNAAADQIAALNGLIRDAVASGRSANELIDQRSVLAQTVARITGARATVEPDGTMTVRIDGNALVSGKDARHLAATGAESIEEGQRVSLTWEGTDSLVPVSDGELGGAIAVLAPADAGGSLAQLAGAYNTVATTLADLVNAQHRAGVTASGAPGADFFAVSAAGPAALGLSVLPTSAAELALATAGTGALDASNADAMSQLGSAAGSPDAIWADQVLRFSVATAGDVQRSRLADTATVSATSAQQSVAAVDGDEETISLVTYQAMYQASARVLSAIDEALDVLINKTGIVGR; encoded by the coding sequence ATGTCGACCTTCGGTGGGCTCAACGCCGCGGCATCCGGACTGGCTGCGGCACGTCTGAGCATGGACGTTATCGGTCAGAACATCGCGAATCAGACGACGGAGGGCTACACCCGCCAGCGAGTGAACACCGCGGCTGTCACCGCAGTCGCACAGGCGGGACGGTTCTCGACCGGGCCGGTGCCCGGCCAGGGCGTCACTGTGGCCGGCATCGCCCGCCTCGGTGACGATCTGCTCGACGCGCGAGTGCGCGACGCCCTGGCTGCCTCGGGCTTCTGGGCGACGCGGGCGGTCGCGACGACGACGGCGGAGTCGGCACTGGCCGAGCCGACCAGCGACGGACTCGCCGCACGGCTGTCGGCGTTCTGGGCCGGGTGGCAGGATCTCGCCAACGCCCCCGACTCCGGAGCCGCGGCATCCGTCGTGCTCAGCGCGGCGCAGGAGCTCGCCGGTCGGATCGCCGAGGGCTATCGCACCGTCGCCGATCAATGGGTGCACGCCCGTGCAACCGTGGACCGAACCGTTGTACAGGTGAATGCCGCTGCTGATCAGATTGCGGCGCTGAACGGGCTGATCCGCGACGCGGTCGCTTCGGGTCGCAGTGCCAACGAGCTCATCGACCAGCGCAGCGTGCTCGCCCAGACCGTCGCGCGGATAACCGGCGCGCGTGCCACGGTGGAGCCCGACGGCACCATGACTGTGCGCATCGACGGCAACGCGCTGGTGTCGGGAAAGGATGCCCGTCACCTTGCCGCCACCGGAGCGGAATCGATCGAAGAGGGGCAGCGTGTGTCGCTGACCTGGGAGGGGACCGACTCTCTCGTCCCCGTGTCCGACGGAGAACTCGGGGGCGCCATCGCCGTGCTAGCCCCCGCAGACGCCGGCGGGTCACTGGCCCAACTGGCTGGTGCGTACAACACTGTGGCCACCACACTTGCTGACCTGGTCAATGCGCAGCACCGCGCCGGTGTGACGGCATCCGGCGCACCCGGAGCTGACTTCTTCGCGGTCTCCGCGGCCGGACCGGCCGCCCTTGGCCTGAGCGTGCTGCCCACCTCGGCCGCCGAGCTCGCGCTGGCGACAGCGGGCACCGGAGCTCTGGATGCGAGCAACGCCGACGCGATGTCTCAGTTGGGCTCTGCTGCCGGCTCGCCGGATGCGATCTGGGCTGATCAGGTTCTGCGCTTCAGCGTTGCGACCGCCGGCGACGTGCAGCGCTCACGGCTGGCTGATACCGCGACGGTGTCGGCCACGAGCGCCCAGCAGTCGGTGGCTGCCGTCGATGGCGACGAAGAGACCATCAGCCTCGTCACCTACCAGGCGATGTATCAGGCCTCTGCCCGCGTGCTGAGCGCCATCGACGAGGCCCTCGATGTGCTGATAAACAAGACCGGCATCGTCGGACGATGA
- the fliD gene encoding flagellar filament capping protein FliD — MGTSIDGLVSGLDTTALITSLMNVESIPRNLLSAKKDDTNNIISQLQTLNASVQNLATQAQKASSRTALARFTATSSSSAVTVTARSDAVPTAIDIVVDRVARAHTVVTAASATWPEDPPVLTLENATGERVQVTAASTSMTDVARAITAAGTGITATVVQAGTDADGTPACRLQLTANETGQAGSFHVYLGDPDAVAAGTATDVTTAPGGAVVTVGADAELRLWAGTDAEQVVSSSTNTFTGVFPGIDVTVAEASTSRVKITVAPDSAAQTQVAGELITQVASLLTRIANGSTATVPDTPGTATTLGVFTGDSTVRALGQALADAIQHPVDGASPSTIGISIDRYGALSFDAASFASALADDPERTQAIFAGIAGRVQDVSERYSDKYDGLLTSRITGQQNEVTALGDQIERWDVRLARRQATLESTYAHLETMLSQLQSQSSYLTSQLASLPTWDTDS, encoded by the coding sequence ATGGGCACATCGATCGACGGGCTCGTCTCGGGCTTGGATACGACGGCACTGATCACGTCCCTCATGAACGTGGAGTCCATCCCCCGTAATCTGCTGTCGGCCAAGAAAGACGACACCAACAACATCATCTCCCAGCTGCAGACGCTGAATGCCTCGGTCCAGAATCTGGCCACGCAGGCGCAGAAAGCCTCTTCCCGCACCGCTCTCGCCCGGTTCACCGCCACATCGTCATCGAGCGCCGTGACCGTCACTGCGCGCAGCGATGCCGTGCCCACCGCCATCGACATCGTTGTCGACCGCGTCGCACGCGCGCACACCGTGGTCACCGCAGCATCCGCGACCTGGCCCGAAGACCCGCCGGTGCTCACTCTGGAGAACGCGACGGGCGAGCGCGTGCAGGTCACCGCCGCGTCGACGTCGATGACGGATGTCGCACGCGCCATCACCGCCGCAGGCACCGGCATCACGGCCACGGTCGTGCAAGCCGGCACCGACGCGGACGGCACCCCTGCCTGCCGGCTGCAACTGACGGCGAACGAGACCGGACAAGCCGGGTCATTCCACGTCTATCTCGGCGATCCCGACGCCGTGGCAGCCGGCACCGCAACCGACGTGACCACCGCCCCGGGGGGCGCGGTGGTCACTGTCGGCGCGGATGCCGAGCTGCGGCTGTGGGCAGGCACCGACGCCGAGCAGGTCGTGAGCTCGTCAACCAACACGTTCACCGGCGTGTTCCCCGGAATCGACGTGACGGTTGCCGAGGCCTCTACCTCCCGGGTGAAGATCACCGTCGCCCCCGACAGCGCCGCGCAGACCCAGGTGGCCGGCGAGCTCATCACCCAGGTTGCGTCGCTGCTGACCCGCATCGCGAACGGCTCGACGGCGACCGTGCCGGACACCCCAGGCACGGCGACCACCCTCGGCGTGTTCACCGGCGACAGCACGGTGCGCGCACTGGGGCAGGCACTCGCCGACGCGATCCAGCATCCCGTCGACGGCGCCTCCCCCTCCACCATCGGAATCTCGATCGACCGCTATGGGGCCCTCTCGTTCGACGCGGCAAGCTTCGCCTCTGCCCTGGCCGACGACCCCGAACGCACGCAAGCGATATTCGCCGGGATCGCGGGCCGGGTGCAGGACGTCTCGGAGCGATATTCGGACAAATACGACGGCCTGCTGACCTCGCGGATCACCGGACAGCAGAACGAGGTGACGGCACTCGGCGACCAGATCGAGCGCTGGGATGTGCGCCTCGCACGACGCCAAGCCACACTGGAGAGCACCTACGCTCATCTGGAGACGATGCTCTCGCAACTGCAGTCGCAGTCGTCGTACCTCACCTCGCAGCTCGCGAGCCTCCCCACCTGGGACACCGACTCGTGA
- the fliS gene encoding flagellar export chaperone FliS, translating into MNAAVKAQQRYRDEAILSATPERLLTMLYDRLLLDIERGEAAQRAAEWESANTHLQHAQAIIAELSSSLTSVWDGSAELRALYDFLTRTLIGANIARDADRTRSCRTLVVPLHEAWHQAATSLAQAAS; encoded by the coding sequence GTGAACGCCGCTGTGAAGGCCCAGCAGCGCTACCGCGACGAGGCCATACTTTCGGCGACGCCTGAGCGTCTGCTCACCATGCTCTACGACCGGCTGCTGCTGGACATCGAGCGCGGCGAGGCCGCACAGCGCGCCGCGGAGTGGGAGAGCGCGAACACGCACCTGCAACACGCGCAGGCGATCATCGCCGAGCTCTCCAGCTCGCTCACCAGCGTATGGGACGGCAGCGCCGAGCTGCGGGCGCTGTACGACTTCTTGACCCGCACTCTCATCGGAGCCAACATCGCACGCGATGCCGACCGCACGCGCTCCTGCCGCACCCTGGTAGTGCCGCTGCACGAAGCGTGGCACCAGGCCGCAACGAGCCTGGCGCAAGCCGCATCATGA
- a CDS encoding flagellin, translated as MGMQINTNVSALNAYRNLASTQNDLSKSLEKLSSGLRINRAADDAAGLAISEGLRSQVNGLNVAARNAQDGISVIQTAEGSLTEVHSILQRMRDLAVQAANDSNNAESRDAIKSEIDSLGSELSRIQQSTNFNGINLMKGDTLSFQVGADGDAASKIDVTTADLTTALSTLAYTASDGTAATDGAVLDFTTADATTGLVTGSALTVGTTEDAQNSIEILDAAITAISAQRADLGAAQNRFESTINSLNVSSENLSAAESRIRDTDMASEMVKYTAKNILSQAGTAMLAQANQANQGVLQLLR; from the coding sequence ATGGGTATGCAGATCAACACCAACGTGTCGGCGCTGAACGCCTACCGCAATCTCGCCAGCACGCAGAACGACCTGTCGAAGTCGCTCGAGAAGCTCTCGAGCGGTCTGCGCATCAACCGGGCTGCGGACGACGCGGCGGGCCTCGCGATCTCGGAGGGCCTGCGCTCGCAGGTCAACGGGCTCAACGTCGCGGCCCGCAACGCCCAGGACGGCATCTCGGTCATCCAGACCGCGGAAGGCTCCCTGACCGAGGTCCATTCCATCCTGCAGCGCATGCGCGACCTCGCGGTGCAGGCGGCGAACGACTCGAACAACGCCGAATCGCGTGACGCCATCAAGAGCGAGATCGACTCGCTCGGCTCGGAGCTGTCGCGCATTCAGCAGTCGACGAACTTCAACGGCATCAACCTGATGAAGGGCGACACGCTCAGCTTTCAGGTGGGCGCCGACGGGGATGCCGCCTCGAAGATCGATGTCACGACCGCCGATCTGACGACCGCGTTGTCGACCCTGGCCTACACCGCTAGTGACGGCACCGCTGCCACCGACGGAGCCGTACTCGACTTCACGACCGCCGATGCCACGACGGGTCTGGTCACCGGTTCCGCGCTGACTGTGGGCACCACCGAAGACGCGCAGAACTCGATCGAGATTCTGGACGCCGCCATCACGGCGATCTCGGCGCAACGCGCCGATCTGGGTGCGGCGCAGAACCGGTTCGAGTCCACCATCAATAGCCTCAACGTGTCATCGGAGAACCTCTCGGCCGCCGAGAGCCGCATTCGTGACACCGACATGGCATCGGAGATGGTCAAGTACACGGCCAAGAACATCCTGTCGCAGGCCGGCACCGCCATGCTCGCCCAGGCCAACCAGGCCAACCAGGGCGTGTTGCAGCTGTTGCGCTGA
- a CDS encoding flagellar basal body rod protein FlgC, which produces MTFDAIGIAGTGLTVHRKWLDALSDNIANINTAVAPDDTAFRERYVRVTTSDLSPGAYVAGVSLGSAEGRLVQEPDNPLADENGNVRYPDIDLADQMAQLILAQRGYEANAGVVDRARNTYEAALQIGHGR; this is translated from the coding sequence ATGACCTTCGACGCGATCGGTATCGCCGGAACCGGCCTCACCGTACATCGCAAGTGGCTCGACGCCCTCAGCGACAACATCGCCAATATCAACACCGCCGTTGCGCCCGACGACACCGCGTTCCGCGAACGCTATGTGCGCGTGACCACCAGCGATCTGTCACCGGGGGCTTATGTCGCCGGTGTCTCGCTCGGCTCTGCCGAGGGGCGGCTGGTACAAGAGCCCGACAACCCCCTCGCCGATGAGAACGGTAACGTCCGCTACCCCGACATCGACCTCGCCGACCAGATGGCACAGCTCATCCTCGCCCAGCGCGGTTATGAGGCGAACGCCGGTGTCGTTGATCGCGCCCGCAACACCTACGAAGCCGCCCTCCAGATCGGCCACGGCCGATGA
- the fliW gene encoding flagellar assembly protein FliW, with the protein MSAVLTFLAPPPGFAPHTDFVLDPVDGADGLFALHATAQPGLRVHLVDPRTVGEEYAPVLPDDQVAALALASPDDALLLVIARPTDEGVSVNLMAPVVVNARSGAAVQVILEDQGFSVRALLT; encoded by the coding sequence ATGAGCGCGGTGTTGACGTTCCTGGCTCCGCCGCCCGGCTTCGCTCCGCACACCGACTTCGTCCTCGACCCGGTGGACGGGGCCGATGGCCTGTTCGCCCTGCACGCGACGGCACAGCCCGGGCTTCGAGTGCATCTCGTCGATCCCCGCACGGTCGGCGAGGAGTATGCCCCAGTGCTGCCGGATGACCAGGTCGCCGCGCTCGCCCTCGCCTCGCCCGACGATGCGCTGCTTCTGGTGATCGCACGACCGACCGACGAGGGCGTGAGCGTCAACCTCATGGCGCCCGTCGTCGTCAACGCGCGCAGCGGCGCGGCTGTGCAGGTCATCCTTGAGGATCAGGGCTTTTCTGTTCGCGCACTGCTGACCTGA
- a CDS encoding flagellar basal body rod protein FlgB, with product MLDSVTITALSSALDALSQRQRAIADNIANINTPGYHAKRVQFEDALAAAVATGDGHATVSVGESLEPTRLDGNNVNLDTETLSSIDTTLRYQFASQAVDGPFSAVRTALRTTS from the coding sequence GTGCTCGATTCTGTGACCATCACCGCACTGTCCAGTGCGCTGGACGCGCTCTCGCAGCGCCAGCGCGCGATCGCTGACAACATCGCCAACATCAACACCCCCGGATATCACGCGAAGCGGGTGCAGTTCGAAGACGCACTCGCTGCGGCTGTGGCCACCGGCGACGGGCACGCGACCGTTTCCGTGGGCGAGTCCCTGGAGCCCACGCGCCTGGACGGCAACAACGTCAATCTCGACACCGAGACCCTCTCGAGCATCGACACGACACTGCGCTACCAATTCGCGTCCCAGGCGGTGGACGGTCCGTTCTCCGCGGTGCGCACGGCCCTGAGGACGACATCATGA
- the fliF gene encoding flagellar basal-body MS-ring/collar protein FliF, whose product MPPSVTSALHRLGRFISGFTLAQRTIAIIGLAAVILGGVALFSWMSRPDYSPLFSGLSASDANAVVEQLRSDSVPYELADGGSTVLVPKEEVYDQRLAAASAGLPTSSSGGYTLLDKMGVTASEFQQSVTYKRAIEGELADTIASMDGVTAASVKLAIPEESVFVSQTQDPTASVFVEVSDRSTLSSQKVEAIVHLTSAAVTGLKPENVAVVDQAGHTLSAAGTGTSGGVDEQAGDYESRVAASVQKMLDAVVGPGNATVTVTADIDRSSNQRQDETYAPADGAPPASEQTKTQTSKGSSTDAGVLGPDNIAVPSGDDADSDYQSTETTRNNVINKTTQTTTTPAGKLRRQSVSVAVDSAAAGSVDADQLRELVSTAAGIDTKRGDAVTVEFVPFSQTESKAAQDALKAAKDAADAERAATLRNTIIIAAAIALPLLIALVVFVVRARRRSRDDEFGDPTYVPLLEGKPRSLLAPTDAGLAVRAQPDPVAALLIDDPVPEPGPEPDDDLERELEPAQMRLERRRHEIDALARQDPHRTADLLRDLLEERQDA is encoded by the coding sequence ATGCCCCCGTCCGTCACCTCTGCGCTGCACCGCCTGGGAAGGTTCATCTCGGGTTTCACCCTCGCCCAGCGCACGATAGCGATCATCGGCCTGGCCGCCGTGATCCTCGGCGGTGTCGCCCTGTTCAGCTGGATGAGCCGCCCGGACTACTCGCCATTGTTCTCGGGGCTGAGCGCCTCCGACGCAAACGCCGTCGTCGAGCAGTTGCGATCGGACTCGGTGCCGTACGAGTTGGCCGACGGCGGTTCGACCGTGCTGGTTCCGAAAGAAGAGGTCTATGACCAGCGCCTGGCGGCCGCATCCGCAGGTCTTCCCACCTCGAGTTCGGGCGGCTATACGTTGCTCGACAAGATGGGGGTGACGGCATCCGAGTTCCAGCAGTCGGTCACCTACAAGCGGGCGATCGAAGGCGAGCTCGCCGACACCATCGCATCGATGGATGGCGTCACCGCCGCCTCGGTCAAACTCGCAATCCCCGAAGAAAGCGTCTTCGTCTCTCAGACACAGGACCCCACCGCGTCGGTGTTCGTGGAGGTGTCCGACCGGTCGACGCTGTCGTCGCAAAAGGTGGAGGCCATCGTGCACCTCACTTCGGCGGCGGTCACCGGCCTGAAACCCGAGAACGTCGCAGTGGTCGACCAGGCCGGCCACACCCTGTCGGCGGCGGGCACGGGGACCTCCGGCGGGGTGGACGAACAGGCCGGCGACTATGAGAGCCGCGTCGCGGCGAGTGTGCAGAAGATGCTCGATGCTGTCGTCGGGCCCGGCAACGCGACCGTCACCGTGACCGCCGACATCGACCGCTCATCGAACCAGCGCCAGGATGAGACATATGCCCCGGCCGACGGCGCCCCACCGGCCAGTGAGCAGACGAAGACGCAGACGTCGAAGGGCAGCAGCACCGACGCGGGGGTGCTTGGGCCAGACAACATCGCTGTTCCCTCCGGCGACGACGCCGACAGTGATTACCAGTCCACCGAGACCACCCGCAACAACGTGATCAACAAGACCACCCAGACCACGACGACGCCAGCCGGCAAACTGCGCCGCCAGTCCGTCTCGGTGGCGGTCGATTCCGCTGCCGCCGGAAGCGTCGACGCCGATCAGCTGCGCGAGCTCGTCTCGACCGCCGCCGGTATCGATACGAAACGAGGCGACGCGGTCACGGTCGAGTTCGTGCCGTTCAGCCAGACCGAGAGCAAGGCCGCGCAAGACGCGCTGAAGGCCGCCAAAGACGCGGCCGACGCCGAGCGCGCCGCGACGCTGCGCAACACGATCATCATCGCCGCCGCCATCGCACTGCCGCTGCTCATCGCACTGGTCGTCTTCGTCGTGCGCGCCCGGCGTCGGTCGCGCGATGACGAGTTCGGCGATCCCACCTATGTCCCGCTGCTCGAGGGCAAGCCGCGCTCGCTGCTGGCACCCACCGATGCGGGTCTGGCTGTGCGGGCCCAGCCGGATCCGGTCGCCGCGTTGCTGATCGACGACCCGGTGCCCGAGCCGGGGCCCGAGCCTGATGACGACCTGGAACGGGAGCTCGAACCGGCACAGATGCGCTTGGAGCGGCGTCGCCACGAGATCGATGCCCTCGCACGGCAGGATCCCCACCGCACCGCCGATCTGCTGCGCGATCTGCTCGAGGAGAGGCAGGACGCATGA
- the fliE gene encoding flagellar hook-basal body complex protein FliE — protein MSAGIDAVSAALSPGLPQVPATTSPTGDDTGFASSLAGAVDELRALQSTSDELNVAAVTGDLDDIHAAMIASTRASVTLELVAAVRNKGVDAFNEIMRMQA, from the coding sequence ATGAGCGCGGGCATCGACGCGGTATCGGCGGCTCTCTCCCCCGGGCTCCCGCAGGTACCGGCCACGACGTCCCCCACCGGCGATGACACCGGGTTCGCCTCGAGCCTGGCCGGTGCCGTAGACGAGCTGCGCGCACTGCAGTCGACGTCCGACGAGCTGAATGTGGCCGCGGTGACCGGTGACCTCGACGACATCCACGCCGCTATGATCGCGTCCACCCGCGCGTCGGTGACCCTCGAACTCGTGGCCGCCGTGCGCAACAAGGGCGTGGACGCGTTCAACGAGATCATGCGAATGCAGGCCTGA
- a CDS encoding sigma-70 family RNA polymerase sigma factor, translated as MPPHAQRNRLIEDNLPLVGYLAAETHARATHVPREELAGVGALALVTAASAYDPSLGVPFGAYARRRILGAFADEMRAMDWASRGIRRRIKETVAVREALTAGLGRTATIAEIATAMGMPEQEVSEALSDASRTVTTLDDPSAAGLISDIPLPEESALLAERRHVLECAVLALPERMRQIVQAVYIDERPVKEIAEELGVSHSAVSQQRAEAVRLLRDGLEHYFADGPAPEPVSRVSVAVREAFFARMVEIGGERIARAFRRRSALTA; from the coding sequence ATGCCCCCGCATGCCCAGCGCAATCGTCTCATCGAAGACAACCTGCCGCTCGTCGGCTATCTCGCCGCCGAGACGCACGCACGAGCAACGCACGTGCCGCGCGAGGAACTCGCCGGCGTCGGCGCTCTGGCTCTGGTGACGGCGGCCAGCGCCTATGACCCCAGCCTCGGCGTTCCCTTCGGCGCGTATGCGCGGCGCCGCATCCTCGGCGCTTTCGCCGACGAGATGCGCGCGATGGACTGGGCCTCGCGCGGCATCCGCCGACGCATCAAAGAGACCGTGGCGGTGCGTGAGGCGCTGACCGCCGGCCTCGGGCGCACCGCCACCATCGCCGAGATCGCGACGGCGATGGGGATGCCCGAGCAGGAGGTGTCCGAGGCGCTGTCCGACGCCTCCCGCACCGTGACGACACTGGATGACCCCTCGGCAGCCGGATTGATCTCCGACATCCCCCTCCCCGAGGAATCGGCGTTACTGGCCGAGCGGCGGCATGTGCTCGAGTGCGCAGTGCTTGCGCTTCCCGAACGCATGCGCCAGATCGTGCAGGCGGTGTACATCGACGAGCGGCCGGTGAAGGAGATTGCCGAAGAATTGGGCGTCTCCCACTCGGCGGTGTCGCAGCAGCGCGCCGAGGCGGTGCGTCTGCTGCGCGATGGGCTCGAGCACTACTTCGCCGACGGCCCGGCGCCCGAGCCCGTCTCACGCGTGTCGGTCGCCGTGCGTGAGGCGTTCTTCGCCCGCATGGTCGAGATCGGCGGCGAGCGCATCGCGAGAGCGTTCCGGCGGCGCAGCGCCCTCACCGCATAG